A portion of the Oxynema aestuarii AP17 genome contains these proteins:
- a CDS encoding YqeG family HAD IIIA-type phosphatase: MSWGKLLQPDLLLGGSIINLQPEVLETYQLKGLVLDVDETLVPFTEKEVSEPLQEWVALFKPLVPLWLVSNNISENRIGSIAKSLELPYITGAAKPSRRKLRQAVTAMNLPVQQVAMVGDRLFTDVLAGNRLGMFTILVDPMVDPGDVFHPYRLRSFEVWLSQILGASLHLDR, from the coding sequence ATGTCTTGGGGAAAACTTTTACAACCCGACCTATTGTTAGGCGGTTCCATTATTAATTTGCAACCAGAAGTCCTCGAAACCTATCAGCTTAAGGGCTTGGTTCTCGATGTCGATGAAACCTTAGTGCCTTTTACCGAAAAAGAGGTTTCCGAACCGCTACAGGAGTGGGTTGCACTATTCAAACCTCTGGTTCCCCTGTGGTTGGTCAGTAACAATATTAGTGAAAACCGGATTGGCAGTATTGCTAAATCCTTAGAATTGCCTTATATCACGGGAGCGGCTAAACCGTCGCGCCGCAAACTCAGACAAGCCGTCACGGCGATGAATTTACCCGTACAACAGGTGGCGATGGTCGGCGATCGCCTGTTTACGGATGTTTTGGCGGGTAACCGTTTGGGGATGTTTACGATTTTGGTCGATCCGATGGTCGATCCGGGGGATGTGTTTCACCCCTATCGTCTGCGATCGTTTGAAGTGTGGCTTTCCCAAATTTTGGGGGCGTCTTTGCATTTGGATCGGTGA
- a CDS encoding DUF751 family protein has translation MMVVFDDFWNNVLRYPRYFVTIVLGIFFALFGWLKPLLRNPISAIALIGFVVAAFIFTFFTLRGMLGLA, from the coding sequence ATGATGGTTGTTTTTGACGATTTCTGGAATAACGTTCTGCGCTATCCCCGCTACTTTGTCACGATTGTCTTGGGGATCTTCTTCGCCTTGTTCGGGTGGCTCAAACCGTTGTTGCGTAACCCCATTTCGGCGATCGCCCTGATCGGCTTCGTCGTCGCCGCCTTCATCTTCACCTTTTTCACCCTGCGGGGGATGCTCGGACTGGCCTAA
- the proB gene encoding glutamate 5-kinase — MSSTIVVKIGTSSLTQPNTGNLAISTIAALVETLSELRQQGNRVILVSSGAVGVGCARLGLSERPRDIARKQAVAAVGQGRLMRVYDDLFTTMQQPIAQVLLTRTDLVQRSRYVNAYRTFQELLDLKVIPVVNENDTVAVEELKFGDNDTLSAMVASLVEADWLFLLTDVDRLYSADPRSNPDARPIPLVQHLGELAALQVETAGSGTNWGTGGMATKIEAARIATSAGVRTAIAAGKYPANIVKILQGEAIGTQFAAQPRTPNARKRWIAYGLIPTGKLYLDRGALKAICEGGKSLLAAGVTAIEGQFEASEAVQLCDRSGVEIARGLVNYSSRELQQIRGRRSDEIPAILGYLGADTVVHRDNLVLIQ, encoded by the coding sequence ATGTCGTCTACGATCGTCGTCAAGATCGGCACCTCTAGCTTGACACAACCGAATACTGGGAACTTGGCCATTTCCACGATCGCCGCCTTGGTCGAAACCCTCAGCGAGCTGCGCCAACAGGGAAATCGAGTGATTTTAGTCTCCTCGGGGGCCGTCGGCGTCGGTTGCGCGCGTCTGGGATTGAGCGAACGACCGCGCGATATTGCTCGCAAGCAGGCGGTGGCGGCGGTGGGCCAAGGACGGTTGATGCGGGTTTACGACGATTTATTTACGACGATGCAACAACCGATCGCCCAAGTCCTGCTCACGCGCACGGATTTGGTGCAGCGCAGTCGCTATGTCAATGCTTATCGGACGTTCCAGGAATTACTCGACCTCAAAGTTATTCCCGTGGTCAACGAGAACGATACCGTCGCCGTCGAAGAATTAAAATTTGGCGATAACGATACCCTTTCGGCGATGGTCGCCAGTTTGGTCGAAGCGGACTGGTTGTTTCTGTTGACCGATGTAGACCGCCTTTATTCCGCAGACCCGCGCAGCAATCCCGACGCGCGACCGATTCCCCTGGTTCAACATCTCGGAGAACTCGCCGCCTTGCAGGTGGAAACGGCGGGAAGTGGGACGAATTGGGGCACTGGAGGGATGGCGACCAAGATCGAGGCGGCGCGGATCGCGACGAGTGCGGGGGTACGCACGGCGATCGCGGCGGGGAAATATCCGGCAAATATTGTCAAAATCTTACAAGGGGAGGCGATCGGCACCCAATTCGCCGCGCAACCGCGCACGCCGAACGCCCGCAAGCGCTGGATCGCTTACGGACTGATTCCGACGGGGAAACTCTATCTCGATCGCGGCGCCCTCAAGGCGATTTGCGAAGGAGGAAAGTCCTTACTCGCCGCCGGGGTAACGGCGATCGAAGGGCAGTTTGAAGCGTCGGAAGCGGTGCAACTGTGCGATCGCTCGGGGGTAGAAATTGCCCGGGGTCTGGTCAACTACAGCAGTCGCGAACTCCAACAGATTCGGGGTCGGCGATCGGATGAAATTCCGGCGATTTTGGGATATCTTGGGGCGGATACCGTGGTTCACCGGGACAACTTAGTTCTGATTCAATGA
- a CDS encoding DNA adenine methylase, with the protein MTQQAISTVSPRPFLKWAGGKSQLIEQYQAYFPQQFQRYYEPFLGGGAVFFFLSQARSPFTAYLSDINTELVNVYQIVRDRADDLIAVLEKHQTNHSKDYYYELRSRKFRDPVKKAARIIYLNRTCFNGLYRENSKGEFNVPIGRYKNPKICDRHLLKCVSEILRSTQIDPNPFNSVLESATNSEDFVYFDPPYYPLNATSRFTGYSRYSFSERDQIELKEVFAELGDRGVKVMLSNSDCSFIRELYSDFKIHTVNANRAINSKGNKRGKINEVLVTSY; encoded by the coding sequence ATGACCCAGCAGGCCATTTCAACGGTTTCTCCACGCCCTTTTTTAAAATGGGCAGGTGGAAAATCCCAATTAATCGAACAATATCAAGCTTATTTTCCCCAACAATTTCAACGGTATTACGAACCGTTTTTAGGTGGCGGCGCTGTTTTTTTCTTCTTGAGTCAAGCGCGATCGCCTTTCACGGCTTATTTATCGGATATTAATACGGAATTGGTTAATGTCTATCAAATTGTGCGCGATCGTGCCGACGATCTGATTGCCGTTCTCGAAAAACATCAAACCAATCATAGTAAAGATTATTATTACGAACTGCGATCGCGTAAGTTTCGCGATCCAGTTAAAAAAGCGGCGAGAATTATCTATTTAAACCGAACTTGTTTTAACGGTCTTTATAGAGAAAATTCTAAAGGGGAATTTAATGTCCCCATCGGTCGCTATAAAAATCCTAAGATTTGCGATCGCCATTTATTAAAATGCGTGTCTGAAATCTTGCGATCTACCCAGATCGATCCCAATCCTTTCAATTCTGTCCTGGAATCTGCAACAAACTCTGAAGACTTCGTTTATTTCGACCCGCCTTATTATCCGTTAAACGCAACCAGTCGATTTACGGGTTACAGTCGTTATTCTTTTTCGGAACGAGATCAAATTGAGTTGAAAGAAGTCTTTGCCGAGTTAGGCGATCGCGGGGTAAAAGTGATGCTCTCCAATTCGGATTGTTCTTTTATCCGCGAACTCTACAGCGATTTTAAAATTCATACTGTCAATGCGAATAGAGCTATTAATTCTAAAGGTAACAAGCGAGGGAAAATCAATGAAGTTTTAGTCACTTCCTATTGA
- a CDS encoding glycoside hydrolase family 3 protein, giving the protein MTGAQFSPALPDLDTLSLEQQVAQMFVVRASGRFFDRQIEFPDWEPPAATLERWLHDLGVGGVILVGGSAVDLLVRSRWLQARAQYPLFVAADIEEGVGQRFAGATWFPPPMAIAAIADRDPDKARHYAEEYGATTAREALAIGINWVLGPVVDVNNNPQNPVINVRAFGETPERVADLATAFLRGVQRFPALSCAKHFPGHGDTSVDSHVDLPVLTHSAERLAQVEQPPFARAIAAGVDAVMSAHLLIPSWDGDRPATLSSKILTDRLRGDLGFDGLILTDALVMGAIANRYGANEAPLLALEAGADILLMPVDPAGAIRTICDAVDKGRVSPERIRQSVERIWRAKHKIFAEPANLPPASETTGEALARLQSLAAPDAGAIATEILQESQQVGGSLPLSLPPSTAGATRNLLLVDNLVTCGFLGRQAPAIAIPQSRGYALQLVDLHTDSNPEGDTPPASRDEPSTEGATLLQVFIRGNPFGGPARATELADRWLKHLLTSGQLQGVAIYGSPYVLQQFLPHLPADLPYVFSYGQMHEAQAIALGTLFGVRDPVVNKS; this is encoded by the coding sequence GTGACAGGCGCTCAGTTTTCTCCCGCACTGCCAGATCTCGATACGCTGTCTTTAGAACAACAAGTCGCTCAGATGTTTGTGGTAAGAGCATCTGGGCGTTTCTTTGACCGCCAGATCGAATTCCCCGACTGGGAACCCCCGGCGGCGACCCTCGAACGTTGGTTGCACGATCTCGGTGTCGGCGGGGTGATTCTCGTCGGCGGGAGTGCGGTGGATTTGCTGGTGCGATCGCGCTGGTTGCAAGCACGAGCGCAATATCCCCTGTTCGTCGCTGCGGATATTGAAGAAGGCGTCGGTCAGCGCTTTGCGGGGGCTACCTGGTTTCCGCCGCCGATGGCGATCGCCGCGATCGCCGATCGCGACCCGGACAAAGCCCGCCACTATGCCGAAGAATACGGCGCCACCACCGCCCGCGAAGCCCTGGCGATCGGCATTAACTGGGTCCTCGGCCCGGTGGTCGATGTCAACAACAATCCCCAAAATCCGGTGATTAACGTGCGCGCCTTCGGCGAAACCCCGGAACGGGTCGCCGACTTAGCGACCGCGTTTTTACGGGGGGTGCAGCGCTTCCCGGCGCTCAGTTGTGCCAAGCATTTTCCCGGTCACGGGGATACGAGTGTGGATTCTCACGTCGATTTGCCCGTGTTGACCCATTCCGCCGAACGACTGGCGCAAGTGGAACAACCGCCGTTCGCGCGGGCGATCGCGGCGGGAGTGGACGCGGTGATGAGCGCTCACCTGCTCATTCCCAGTTGGGACGGCGATCGCCCCGCGACTTTATCTTCTAAAATCCTCACCGATCGCCTGCGCGGCGACCTCGGCTTTGACGGCTTGATCCTCACCGATGCTTTGGTCATGGGGGCGATTGCCAATCGCTACGGCGCCAACGAAGCCCCCCTACTCGCCCTCGAAGCCGGGGCAGATATTCTCTTAATGCCCGTCGATCCGGCGGGGGCGATCCGCACGATTTGCGACGCCGTTGACAAAGGGCGCGTTTCCCCGGAGCGCATTCGCCAATCCGTCGAGCGCATTTGGCGCGCCAAACACAAGATTTTTGCCGAACCTGCCAATTTACCCCCCGCCAGCGAAACCACCGGGGAAGCCCTCGCCCGCTTGCAATCCCTGGCTGCTCCCGACGCCGGGGCGATCGCCACCGAGATCCTGCAAGAGTCCCAACAGGTCGGGGGTTCATTACCACTTTCCCTCCCGCCGTCAACTGCGGGCGCCACGCGCAATTTATTGCTGGTGGATAATTTGGTCACTTGCGGTTTTCTCGGTCGTCAAGCCCCGGCGATCGCCATCCCTCAGTCCCGAGGGTACGCCCTCCAGCTTGTAGACCTGCACACCGATTCCAACCCCGAGGGCGATACGCCTCCGGCGTCCCGTGACGAACCCTCGACCGAGGGCGCCACGTTGCTGCAAGTTTTTATCCGAGGCAATCCTTTCGGCGGTCCGGCGCGGGCGACTGAGTTAGCGGATCGGTGGTTAAAGCATTTATTGACAAGCGGGCAACTGCAAGGGGTGGCGATTTACGGCAGTCCTTACGTGTTACAGCAGTTTCTGCCCCATTTGCCCGCCGATCTGCCCTACGTGTTCTCTTACGGCCAAATGCACGAGGCACAGGCGATCGCCCTCGGTACTCTGTTCGGGGTACGGGATCCAGTTGTCAACAAATCCTGA
- a CDS encoding helix-turn-helix domain-containing protein, which translates to MVLESPPLSSFEPAQQQLMFVLERIERELFNSDAYRTALTCLQKGLGDAAEGSQKLLKAVGREAIRLALQQLLIYFKETRAAASVNTPVNPFDNESNSSNHPQIGSSPFEREDDKTAARETYHPIDASESGNPWGPNSNRIEAKRSPSLGEKFGRGFNSGPTGRSPKKRNRKLTAAELQAQAQMRWENSVQQIGTQLKQAREQRFLSIEQLHQKTLVPCRHIRAIEQGDFASLPEEVFIRSFIHKIADEVGLDGESLADSLARAPQPLQKVSSVGGGLSGVGFEIRPLHLYLGYTALMASAIGGLAWMQEQAQSESPVETDPVLTSPSSDPETIRESSHTPGLKGGDRHVSIGGDIAPPEVF; encoded by the coding sequence ATGGTACTGGAATCTCCGCCGCTTTCCTCATTTGAACCCGCTCAACAACAACTGATGTTTGTGCTAGAGCGCATTGAACGCGAACTGTTTAATTCTGATGCTTATCGAACGGCACTGACTTGCTTACAAAAAGGACTTGGAGATGCAGCAGAAGGTTCCCAAAAATTGCTCAAAGCGGTCGGAAGAGAAGCAATTCGCTTAGCCCTTCAACAATTGCTGATTTATTTTAAAGAGACGCGAGCGGCAGCATCTGTCAATACACCCGTCAACCCATTTGATAACGAATCCAATAGCTCGAATCATCCGCAGATCGGGAGTTCGCCCTTCGAGCGAGAGGACGATAAAACTGCCGCCCGAGAAACGTACCATCCGATCGATGCGAGCGAATCTGGCAATCCCTGGGGTCCCAATTCAAACCGAATAGAAGCGAAAAGATCGCCGTCCCTAGGAGAAAAGTTCGGGCGGGGATTCAACTCCGGACCGACCGGGCGATCGCCGAAAAAACGTAACCGAAAACTTACGGCTGCCGAACTCCAAGCTCAAGCCCAAATGCGCTGGGAAAATTCCGTGCAACAAATCGGCACTCAACTGAAACAAGCCCGCGAACAACGATTTCTCTCAATCGAGCAATTACACCAAAAAACCCTCGTTCCCTGTCGTCATATTCGAGCGATCGAACAGGGGGATTTTGCGTCTCTACCCGAAGAAGTCTTTATTCGCAGCTTCATTCATAAAATTGCCGACGAAGTGGGTTTAGATGGAGAGAGTTTGGCGGATTCTTTGGCTCGCGCCCCTCAACCGCTCCAGAAAGTCTCCTCTGTAGGGGGCGGACTGTCTGGAGTCGGATTCGAGATCCGTCCGCTTCATTTATACTTAGGATACACTGCCTTGATGGCCAGTGCGATCGGTGGGCTGGCGTGGATGCAAGAACAAGCCCAATCCGAATCCCCCGTAGAAACCGATCCGGTGTTGACTTCCCCCTCCTCCGACCCCGAAACGATTCGGGAGTCAAGCCATACCCCCGGATTGAAGGGCGGCGATCGCCACGTTTCCATAGGTGGCGATATCGCCCCTCCCGAAGTCTTTTAG
- a CDS encoding DUF4327 family protein — MATSTVQYSIEVIREEARNLVSKGIVGRQQPIYTLCQYIPAREWSMVECELESNNYLLRDRIGDLMGREDWEND, encoded by the coding sequence ATGGCTACGTCTACCGTTCAATATTCCATCGAAGTGATTAGAGAAGAAGCCCGCAACCTCGTCAGTAAGGGCATCGTCGGCAGACAGCAACCGATTTACACCCTCTGTCAGTACATTCCCGCCCGCGAGTGGTCGATGGTAGAGTGCGAGTTAGAATCGAATAATTACTTACTGCGCGATCGCATCGGCGATTTGATGGGACGGGAAGACTGGGAGAACGATTAG
- a CDS encoding DUF3727 domain-containing protein encodes MFPSESPQENGQARDDSVILHDEFGRSLSCYVEHSFELNGQDYVLLMPVESPVEIFTWQAEDEDEEPIPVDDDRVDKIFETAKAVLAEQNLTLQRTAIVLTVAGELPDFSEEDWNDEEAEPPADAREDYEELQWLASFYDEEEEYAIYTPLDPVFILARVNDAGEPELLSQEELDELEPLLPSLEGMLEDRLFDESD; translated from the coding sequence ATGTTCCCATCAGAATCCCCTCAAGAAAACGGACAAGCCCGCGATGATTCCGTCATCCTCCACGACGAGTTCGGTCGTTCCCTTTCTTGCTATGTCGAGCATTCTTTTGAACTCAACGGTCAAGATTATGTTTTACTGATGCCCGTCGAGTCTCCCGTAGAAATTTTTACCTGGCAAGCTGAAGACGAAGACGAAGAACCGATTCCGGTGGATGACGATCGCGTCGATAAGATTTTTGAAACCGCCAAAGCGGTTCTCGCCGAACAAAATTTGACCTTACAACGAACGGCGATCGTGCTGACGGTCGCGGGGGAACTACCCGATTTTTCCGAGGAAGATTGGAATGACGAAGAAGCGGAACCTCCAGCAGATGCGCGGGAAGATTACGAAGAATTGCAATGGCTAGCCAGTTTCTACGATGAAGAGGAAGAATACGCCATTTATACCCCTCTCGATCCCGTATTTATTCTGGCGCGGGTCAACGATGCTGGCGAGCCAGAATTGCTTTCTCAAGAGGAATTAGACGAACTCGAACCCCTACTGCCTTCTCTGGAAGGAATGTTAGAAGATCGTCTATTTGACGAATCCGACTAA
- a CDS encoding N-acetylmannosamine-6-phosphate 2-epimerase — translation MSSPVRLLEGLIVSCQSPADSPLNDPGIIAAMARAAVNCGADGVRVDTPDRVAAVRQRLGPDIPMIGLWKQTIPGFEVYITPQFQHARAIADSGADIIAIDATVRPRPDGETVPGLIARIHDELGKAVMADVDTLEAAIVAAEAGADFVGTTLYGYTAATRHRTPPGFDLLAQLIQKLDCPVICEGGIASPEMAKRALDMGADAVVVGTDITGIDLKVQAYRRML, via the coding sequence ATGTCTTCTCCCGTTCGATTGCTCGAAGGTTTGATCGTTTCCTGTCAGTCCCCCGCCGATTCGCCGTTAAACGACCCGGGGATTATTGCCGCCATGGCCCGAGCGGCGGTCAACTGCGGCGCCGATGGCGTGCGCGTCGATACCCCCGATCGCGTCGCCGCCGTGCGCCAGCGCCTCGGTCCCGACATCCCGATGATTGGTTTGTGGAAGCAGACGATTCCCGGCTTTGAGGTCTACATTACCCCACAATTCCAGCACGCCCGCGCGATCGCCGACTCCGGCGCCGACATTATCGCGATCGATGCCACGGTTCGCCCCCGTCCCGACGGCGAAACCGTTCCCGGTCTAATCGCCCGCATTCACGACGAATTGGGTAAAGCGGTCATGGCAGATGTCGATACCCTGGAAGCGGCGATCGTCGCCGCCGAAGCGGGAGCCGATTTTGTCGGAACCACCCTCTACGGTTACACCGCCGCCACCCGCCACCGGACCCCTCCCGGTTTCGATTTACTTGCACAATTAATACAAAAATTGGATTGTCCCGTCATTTGCGAAGGGGGCATCGCTTCCCCAGAAATGGCCAAACGCGCCTTAGACATGGGAGCCGATGCCGTCGTCGTCGGGACGGACATTACAGGAATTGATTTAAAAGTGCAAGCTTATCGCCGGATGTTGTAA
- the mltG gene encoding endolytic transglycosylase MltG, whose protein sequence is MKAVRRKSRWSFYWGLLPVVSVFFAWQGWVWWSWVSAPAIDPKTIESEAESPPAKVIEVKTGSTGQEIGATLEAEGLIRSTQAWNVWARWLSLTKGGGGFQVGSYEINPTEPMTEIAAKIWSGDVLKLSYTIPEGWTIEDMAEYFEDRGFFKAETFIEATKNVPYDLFPWLPKDLPHVEGFLYPDTYLLRSDRLDAESAIGQMIGQFEVVALPVYEQQAGDADLSLLDWVTLASIVEREAVISEERRLISGVFHNRLTEGIPLGADPTVEYGLGLTQTADRPLTYEEVATPSPYNTYINAGLPPTPIGSPGLPSLEATLSPEATDYLYFVARYDGTHVFSRTLAEHEAAQAEIWNERDSQ, encoded by the coding sequence ATGAAAGCCGTTCGACGCAAGTCAAGATGGTCCTTTTATTGGGGACTGCTTCCTGTCGTTTCCGTTTTTTTCGCATGGCAAGGTTGGGTGTGGTGGAGTTGGGTCAGCGCTCCGGCGATCGATCCCAAAACCATCGAATCGGAAGCCGAAAGCCCCCCCGCTAAAGTGATCGAAGTCAAAACAGGCTCGACCGGGCAAGAGATTGGCGCTACCCTGGAGGCCGAAGGCTTGATCCGTTCGACTCAAGCATGGAATGTTTGGGCTCGCTGGTTGAGTTTGACAAAGGGTGGCGGTGGATTTCAAGTGGGGAGTTATGAAATTAACCCCACCGAACCGATGACAGAAATTGCGGCAAAAATTTGGTCGGGGGATGTTCTCAAACTCAGTTATACGATTCCGGAAGGCTGGACGATCGAGGACATGGCGGAATATTTCGAGGATCGGGGTTTTTTCAAAGCTGAAACCTTTATCGAAGCGACGAAAAATGTCCCTTACGACCTGTTTCCTTGGTTACCGAAAGATTTACCCCATGTAGAAGGGTTTCTCTACCCGGATACGTATTTATTGAGGAGCGATCGCCTCGATGCGGAATCGGCGATCGGCCAAATGATCGGCCAGTTTGAAGTGGTCGCCTTACCCGTATACGAGCAACAAGCTGGGGACGCGGATCTCTCCTTGCTCGACTGGGTGACTTTGGCGAGTATTGTCGAACGAGAAGCGGTGATTAGTGAAGAGCGAAGGCTCATTTCCGGGGTCTTTCACAACCGCTTGACAGAAGGAATACCCCTCGGCGCCGATCCGACGGTGGAATACGGTTTGGGTCTGACTCAAACTGCCGATCGCCCCTTGACTTACGAAGAAGTTGCCACTCCGTCCCCGTATAATACTTATATCAACGCCGGACTGCCTCCCACCCCGATCGGCTCCCCGGGATTGCCCAGTCTGGAAGCGACTTTATCCCCGGAAGCGACGGATTACTTGTATTTTGTCGCCCGTTACGACGGTACCCACGTTTTCAGCCGCACTCTGGCAGAACACGAAGCGGCGCAAGCTGAAATCTGGAACGAGCGGGATTCTCAATAG
- a CDS encoding phosphate ABC transporter substrate-binding protein — protein MRGSAETRSPDGIANIQNNVETVDEVAMAPASFFCDPDFRSFFRGDRLQLEEFKVHLRSKLLDSTAGDRPFAPTFFSNLFWYPIVAQKSGPPAIIFIVIFLILAAGGYWFFTRQQSSISGNVSSEAQAPNAPPPATPPSAPIPGSGNAPTGFSAPSSVPAGTVVDIDGSTSMVTINQNLKRGFEAKFPGTQVSTTANGSDRGLQALIAGNSDIAAISRPLTAEEAGRGLAAVAIASDRIAIVVGLNNPFTASLTPDQVRGIFQGEITDWSAVGGPPGTIRVINRPPVSGTHQAFKEIVLNGGNFGSTPNITTMERDATTPLLRELDRNGVGYATYAQVANQQTVRSVPINGLTPQAENYPFQRILYYVYQNPPNDVVKAFLGYATSPEGQQAMLASD, from the coding sequence TTGAGGGGATCGGCTGAAACCCGATCGCCCGATGGGATTGCCAACATTCAAAATAATGTAGAAACTGTCGATGAGGTGGCCATGGCGCCCGCCTCTTTTTTTTGCGATCCTGATTTTAGGTCATTTTTTAGGGGCGATCGCCTGCAACTGGAAGAGTTTAAGGTACACTTGCGATCGAAATTACTCGATTCGACTGCGGGCGATCGCCCATTTGCACCAACCTTCTTTAGTAATCTTTTTTGGTATCCGATCGTGGCTCAAAAAAGTGGACCGCCAGCCATTATTTTTATCGTTATTTTCCTGATTCTCGCTGCCGGAGGCTACTGGTTCTTTACCCGACAGCAAAGCAGCATATCCGGAAACGTTTCTTCCGAGGCTCAAGCCCCGAATGCCCCACCGCCCGCCACACCGCCATCTGCCCCCATTCCCGGCAGTGGCAACGCCCCCACTGGTTTTAGCGCCCCCTCCTCCGTTCCGGCGGGAACCGTGGTGGATATTGACGGTTCGACCAGTATGGTCACCATTAACCAAAATCTCAAACGGGGGTTTGAGGCGAAATTCCCCGGGACTCAGGTATCGACGACGGCCAACGGCTCCGATCGCGGTTTGCAAGCATTAATCGCCGGAAACAGCGATATTGCAGCGATTTCGCGCCCTCTGACGGCAGAGGAAGCAGGCCGGGGTTTGGCGGCGGTGGCGATCGCCTCGGACCGGATCGCGATCGTCGTCGGTCTCAACAATCCCTTCACCGCTAGCTTGACCCCCGACCAAGTCAGAGGGATATTCCAAGGAGAAATTACCGATTGGTCCGCAGTTGGCGGTCCGCCGGGTACGATCCGCGTCATCAACCGTCCGCCTGTAAGTGGCACTCACCAAGCGTTTAAAGAGATCGTTCTCAACGGCGGTAACTTCGGCAGCACCCCGAACATTACCACGATGGAACGAGACGCAACCACCCCTTTATTACGAGAATTAGACCGCAATGGAGTCGGTTATGCAACTTACGCTCAAGTTGCCAACCAGCAAACAGTCCGCAGCGTCCCGATTAATGGCTTGACGCCACAAGCGGAAAACTATCCGTTTCAAAGAATTCTCTATTACGTTTATCAAAACCCGCCCAACGATGTCGTTAAAGCATTTTTAGGCTATGCCACTTCCCCGGAAGGACAGCAAGCGATGTTGGCGAGTGACTAA
- the rbfA gene encoding 30S ribosome-binding factor RbfA: MATERRVSRVASLIKREVSQMLLNDIKDDRVGAGMVSVTDVDVSGDLQHAKIFVSIYGTDEARAATMAGLKSATGFVRAELGHRVRLRRTPEVVFLEDRSIERGTRILSLLNQLSEERHANHPEDDGDDSDRSPNDISPAEA; this comes from the coding sequence ATGGCTACGGAACGTCGGGTTTCCCGTGTAGCTTCCCTGATTAAACGCGAAGTCAGCCAAATGTTACTCAACGACATCAAGGATGACCGCGTGGGCGCAGGAATGGTCAGCGTAACGGATGTAGATGTCTCGGGCGACTTACAACACGCAAAAATTTTTGTCAGTATTTACGGAACCGACGAAGCGCGCGCCGCAACCATGGCAGGTTTAAAATCGGCGACGGGCTTCGTGCGGGCGGAATTGGGCCATCGGGTGCGCTTGCGCCGAACCCCAGAGGTCGTTTTCCTCGAAGATCGTTCGATCGAGCGCGGAACGCGGATTCTCTCGTTACTCAATCAGTTAAGCGAGGAACGCCACGCCAACCATCCGGAGGACGACGGCGACGATTCGGATCGATCGCCTAACGACATTTCACCAGCAGAGGCATAG